A stretch of the Cryptosporangium minutisporangium genome encodes the following:
- the trxB gene encoding thioredoxin-disulfide reductase, with protein sequence MASEDIRNVIIIGSGPAGYTAAVYTARASLKPLVFEGVQSGGALMTTTEVENFPGFPGGIDGPDLMDNMRKQAETFGAELVTDDVTEVDLSGPVKIVKVGQKEYKARAVILATGSAWRPLGIPGEQELLGHGVSSCATCDGFFFRNKKIAVIGGGDSAMEEATFLTRFGDTVTIVHRRDEFRASQIMVDRAKSNEKIDFRLNNVPVEILGKDGKVAGVRLKDTVTGEESVLDAEGVFIAIGHDPRSGLFKGQVEVDPEGYVRVDAPSSRTNVPGVFACGDLVDHTYRQAITAAGTGCVAALDAERYVAALTE encoded by the coding sequence GTGGCTAGCGAAGACATCCGGAACGTGATCATCATCGGGTCCGGTCCGGCGGGCTACACCGCTGCCGTCTACACCGCTCGGGCGTCGCTCAAGCCGCTGGTGTTCGAGGGCGTGCAGTCCGGCGGTGCGCTCATGACCACCACCGAGGTGGAGAACTTCCCCGGTTTCCCCGGTGGCATCGATGGTCCGGACCTGATGGACAACATGCGCAAGCAGGCCGAGACGTTCGGCGCCGAGCTGGTCACCGACGACGTCACCGAGGTCGACCTCTCCGGGCCGGTCAAGATCGTCAAGGTCGGGCAGAAAGAGTACAAGGCGCGCGCGGTCATCCTCGCCACCGGATCGGCCTGGCGTCCGCTGGGCATCCCGGGCGAGCAGGAGCTGCTGGGACACGGCGTCTCGTCCTGCGCGACCTGTGACGGCTTCTTCTTCCGGAACAAGAAGATCGCGGTCATCGGCGGTGGCGACTCCGCGATGGAGGAGGCCACGTTCCTCACCCGCTTCGGCGACACCGTGACGATCGTCCACCGCCGGGACGAGTTCCGCGCGTCGCAGATCATGGTGGACCGGGCGAAGTCCAACGAGAAGATCGACTTCCGGCTCAACAACGTCCCGGTCGAGATCCTCGGCAAGGACGGCAAGGTGGCCGGCGTCCGATTGAAGGACACCGTCACCGGCGAGGAGTCGGTGCTCGACGCCGAAGGCGTCTTCATCGCGATCGGGCACGACCCGCGGAGCGGGTTGTTCAAGGGCCAGGTCGAGGTGGACCCCGAGGGTTACGTCCGGGTCGACGCGCCGAGTAGCCGCACCAACGTGCCAGGGGTGTTCGCCTGTGGTGACCTCGTCGACCACACCTACCGGCAGGCCATCACCGCGGCCGGCACCGGCTGTGTCGCCGCGCTCGACGCCGAGCGTTACGTCGCCGCGCTGACCGAGTAA
- the sigM gene encoding RNA polymerase sigma factor SigM, with protein sequence MRPPLGQLDDRGLLRAHVAGEADAFAELVRRHRDRLWAVAVRTIGNSEDAADALQDALLSAYRSAGSYRGDAAVTTWLHRIVVNACLDRVRRRQARPTVPLPDDDGRAPAAPTDLIAARETALDVRAALAELPVEQRAALILVDVQGHPVADAAEMLGVAVGTVKSRCARGRARLAVMLGHLRNPDADQDVEATEGGAR encoded by the coding sequence ATGCGACCGCCGCTCGGCCAGCTCGACGACCGTGGCCTTCTGCGTGCGCACGTAGCTGGTGAGGCGGATGCGTTCGCCGAGCTGGTGCGCAGGCACCGCGACCGCCTGTGGGCCGTCGCGGTGCGGACGATCGGCAACTCCGAGGACGCCGCCGACGCACTGCAGGACGCGCTGCTCTCCGCGTATCGCTCGGCCGGGTCCTACCGAGGCGATGCCGCGGTGACGACCTGGCTGCACCGAATCGTCGTCAACGCGTGCCTCGACCGGGTCCGCCGCCGACAAGCGCGTCCCACCGTGCCGCTCCCCGACGACGACGGGCGAGCACCGGCCGCACCGACCGATCTGATCGCCGCCCGCGAGACCGCGCTCGACGTCCGTGCAGCGCTCGCCGAGCTGCCGGTGGAGCAGCGGGCTGCGCTGATCCTGGTGGACGTGCAGGGTCATCCCGTGGCCGACGCGGCCGAGATGCTCGGTGTGGCGGTGGGCACGGTGAAGAGCAGGTGCGCACGGGGAAGGGCCCGGTTGGCCGTGATGCTCGGGCATCTGCGGAACCCCGACGCGGACCAGGACGTCGAAGCCACAGAAGGAGGTGCCCGGTGA
- a CDS encoding protein kinase family protein — MTQVGAPVQGEVLAGRYRLEEALYADAASGHALWRGTDNLLNRTVSIELRVPGGEAAEQMIAEAVAAGRIVHPSVIGVYDAVDEGPRAYVVREWVNGQTLYDTLAQGPLHPARAAALVRNTADALAGIHATGHAHGNLTPSTVLIGNDDGVTLVDLHLGGPGQQPADIRALGGLLYAGLTGQWPDVLPPHRTGLPDATRVDGRMCSPRQVRAGIPGYLDALTMDLLDPAVPPPTAADLASELRRYDVADPALSALAVLAPEPATSGPRWTRIGVLVVGVLVVLGVVIGVAALGLPDFGGGGDAGPSSGPSSSAPAQQAGPVKVVRATLLDPPNGDFAEDRNVDNAIDGKADTIWKTDQYNGTQFAQLKPGLGLVLDLGGAQQVSSVTIAFDHPGATFELRAGTDQPSSQPRDINPYKVVSPSQTASSDATTVTFDKPVNTPFLVLWLTDTGTNSSGKYQVAISEISVKG; from the coding sequence GTGACACAGGTCGGCGCGCCCGTTCAGGGTGAAGTGCTGGCGGGCCGGTATCGGCTGGAAGAAGCGCTGTACGCCGATGCGGCGTCCGGTCACGCGCTCTGGCGAGGCACCGACAATCTGCTCAACCGCACGGTCTCGATCGAGCTGCGGGTCCCCGGCGGGGAAGCAGCCGAGCAGATGATCGCCGAGGCGGTCGCCGCGGGCCGCATCGTCCACCCGTCCGTGATCGGGGTCTACGACGCCGTCGACGAAGGGCCGCGCGCCTACGTCGTCCGGGAGTGGGTCAACGGACAGACTCTCTACGACACGCTGGCCCAGGGTCCGCTGCACCCGGCGCGAGCCGCCGCGCTCGTCCGGAACACCGCCGACGCGCTCGCCGGTATCCACGCCACCGGTCACGCCCACGGCAACCTCACGCCGTCGACGGTCCTGATCGGCAACGACGACGGGGTGACGCTCGTCGATCTGCACCTGGGCGGGCCCGGCCAGCAGCCGGCCGACATCCGGGCGCTCGGTGGCCTGCTCTACGCGGGCCTGACCGGTCAGTGGCCCGACGTCCTGCCGCCCCACCGCACCGGTCTGCCGGACGCCACCCGGGTCGACGGGCGGATGTGCTCCCCGCGGCAGGTCAGGGCCGGGATACCCGGCTACCTCGACGCGCTGACCATGGACCTGCTCGACCCCGCGGTTCCGCCGCCCACGGCCGCGGATCTCGCGAGCGAACTGCGCCGCTACGACGTCGCCGACCCGGCGCTGAGCGCGCTGGCCGTACTCGCGCCGGAACCGGCCACCAGCGGCCCGCGGTGGACGCGGATCGGCGTGCTGGTCGTCGGCGTGCTGGTCGTCCTCGGCGTGGTCATCGGCGTCGCAGCGCTGGGCCTGCCCGACTTCGGCGGCGGCGGCGACGCCGGCCCGTCGTCCGGCCCGTCCTCGTCTGCCCCCGCCCAGCAGGCCGGTCCGGTGAAGGTCGTCCGCGCGACGTTGCTCGACCCGCCGAACGGCGACTTCGCCGAGGACCGAAACGTCGACAACGCGATCGACGGCAAAGCGGACACGATCTGGAAGACCGACCAATACAACGGGACGCAGTTCGCCCAGCTCAAGCCCGGTCTGGGTCTCGTTCTCGACCTGGGTGGCGCCCAGCAGGTCTCCAGCGTCACGATCGCGTTCGATCACCCGGGGGCGACGTTCGAGCTGCGGGCCGGCACCGACCAGCCTTCCTCCCAGCCGCGGGACATCAACCCGTACAAGGTGGTCAGCCCGTCGCAGACCGCGTCGTCCGACGCCACCACGGTGACCTTCGACAAGCCGGTGAACACGCCGTTCCTCGTGCTCTGGCTGACCGACACCGGGACGAACTCGAGCGGCAAGTACCAGGTCGCGATCTCGGAGATCAGCGTCAAGGGCTGA
- a CDS encoding C40 family peptidase, giving the protein MHSPRCALPANQYERTETTSQNGSYASKNTGGARHRATSTPKHRAVTRRATLRTTALAGVLAGSLGAGLIGVAAPAAAAVPAAAKLSGATSVTTGSKATLHAIGSVNGKPAAYKSFSLQYQSSKGWRTVSTKKARPSGQLEWRVTIGGTSNWRVVLYVNGTQKTLSPNHHIRAKSNGSAVVRAASRQAGKPYRFGAAGPNSFDCSGLTQYVYRQFGKSLPHSATQQARYGRGVSKSAKQPGDLILFGGGGRYSHAGIYAGGNYMWDASTAGQPVAKRKIWSNRYVVRRLV; this is encoded by the coding sequence GTGCATTCCCCTCGGTGTGCCCTGCCCGCGAACCAGTACGAACGTACTGAGACAACGTCTCAAAACGGTTCGTACGCGAGCAAAAACACCGGCGGTGCTCGCCACCGCGCAACCTCAACTCCGAAGCACCGCGCTGTCACCCGACGCGCGACGCTGCGGACCACCGCACTGGCCGGCGTCCTCGCAGGGTCGCTCGGCGCCGGACTGATCGGTGTCGCCGCTCCGGCAGCAGCCGCTGTTCCCGCAGCTGCCAAGCTCTCCGGCGCCACCTCGGTCACCACCGGATCGAAGGCCACGCTGCACGCGATCGGTTCGGTGAACGGCAAGCCCGCCGCCTACAAGTCGTTCTCCCTGCAGTACCAGTCCAGCAAGGGCTGGCGGACGGTGAGCACGAAGAAGGCGCGGCCCTCCGGTCAGTTGGAGTGGCGCGTCACGATCGGCGGGACCTCCAACTGGCGCGTCGTGCTCTACGTGAACGGCACGCAGAAGACGCTCTCGCCCAACCACCACATCCGTGCCAAGTCCAACGGGTCAGCGGTCGTCAGGGCCGCCTCCCGGCAGGCAGGCAAGCCGTACCGCTTCGGTGCGGCCGGTCCGAACTCGTTCGACTGCTCGGGCCTCACGCAGTACGTCTACCGTCAGTTCGGCAAGAGCCTGCCGCACAGCGCGACGCAGCAGGCGCGCTACGGCCGGGGGGTCAGCAAGTCGGCCAAGCAGCCCGGCGACCTGATCCTGTTCGGCGGCGGTGGCCGCTACTCGCACGCCGGCATCTACGCCGGCGGGAACTACATGTGGGACGCGTCGACCGCCGGGCAGCCGGTGGCGAAGCGGAAGATCTGGAGCAACCGGTACGTCGTCCGCCGTCTCGTCTGA
- the murJ gene encoding murein biosynthesis integral membrane protein MurJ, with amino-acid sequence MPTDDPTAMLPPVGAPVLGTPTGGPSVPSFDDTGSIPFPGGPTTSPTNLPPPRGVARVGGTNGPSGVPGADAGPGGPAGPGGPPPPPASNGDDGAPSVARSSGVMAMFSLLSRATGFIRTAAIGAAIGGGLVGNAYQVANTLPNMLYELLLGGILTSVVVPLLVAAKKRDADGGEAFTHRLLTAATLLLAAATALALLSAPLLTAFFADEETTSASRQLTTTLAYLLLPEIFFYGLSALLGAVLNTRNEFAAPAWAPILNNITVIVTAAVFLLLPGPATLTPSTITGAQVAVLGIGTTLGIVLQAFALWPSLRKVGFRWKWRFDLRGSGLGEARRLGAWMFVYVGVSQLGLIPVIKIANWAGNRGGPGPIIHNNAFLLFMMVHGIVAVSILTALLPRMSAAAADRDFGEVTRNLSLGARLSSVVLVPATAAYLVLGIPLAVTAFRWGNFTQDEAISTGYATMAAGIGLVPFAISQMQIFAFYALRDTKTPALLNIPVVVAKLLFDLGVFLWVPTEWIVVGLQCGNTVSYIVAVLISGRLLKRRLGGLDTLSVTRTITRLGVAAVVAGLLSWAVAYGIQSVLGIGKAGAFVSLVVGGLVLVGVYAVVALRLRVPEVVEFANTVKRRLPGR; translated from the coding sequence ATGCCGACCGACGACCCGACCGCGATGCTGCCTCCGGTCGGCGCTCCGGTCCTGGGGACGCCGACCGGCGGACCGAGCGTCCCGTCCTTCGACGACACCGGCTCGATCCCGTTCCCCGGCGGCCCCACGACGTCTCCGACGAACCTCCCGCCGCCCCGCGGCGTGGCGCGCGTCGGCGGGACGAATGGCCCCAGCGGTGTTCCCGGTGCCGACGCTGGTCCCGGCGGCCCGGCCGGACCCGGCGGGCCGCCGCCTCCCCCCGCGTCGAACGGGGACGACGGCGCACCGAGCGTCGCTCGCTCCAGCGGCGTCATGGCGATGTTCAGCCTGCTCTCACGGGCGACCGGCTTCATCCGCACCGCGGCGATCGGTGCCGCGATCGGCGGCGGCCTGGTCGGCAACGCGTACCAGGTCGCGAACACGCTGCCGAACATGCTGTACGAGCTCCTGCTCGGCGGCATCCTCACCAGCGTCGTCGTTCCGCTGCTCGTCGCCGCCAAGAAACGGGACGCCGACGGCGGCGAGGCGTTCACGCACCGGCTGCTGACCGCCGCGACCCTGCTACTGGCCGCGGCGACAGCGCTCGCGCTGCTCTCCGCGCCGTTGCTGACTGCGTTCTTCGCCGACGAGGAGACGACGTCCGCCAGCCGGCAGCTCACGACGACGCTGGCCTACCTTCTTCTCCCCGAGATCTTCTTCTACGGGCTGTCCGCGCTGCTGGGCGCGGTTCTCAACACCCGTAACGAGTTCGCGGCCCCGGCCTGGGCGCCGATCCTCAACAACATCACGGTGATCGTCACTGCCGCGGTGTTCCTGTTGCTGCCCGGTCCGGCGACGCTCACCCCGTCGACGATCACCGGCGCCCAGGTGGCCGTGCTCGGCATCGGCACGACCCTCGGCATCGTCCTGCAGGCCTTCGCGCTCTGGCCGTCGCTCCGCAAGGTCGGCTTCCGCTGGAAGTGGCGGTTCGATCTGCGCGGATCGGGCCTCGGGGAGGCCAGGCGGCTCGGGGCCTGGATGTTCGTCTACGTCGGCGTCAGCCAGCTGGGCCTGATCCCGGTGATCAAGATCGCCAACTGGGCCGGTAACCGCGGCGGCCCGGGACCGATCATCCACAACAACGCTTTCCTGCTCTTCATGATGGTGCACGGCATCGTCGCGGTGAGCATCCTGACCGCCCTGCTGCCCCGGATGAGCGCGGCGGCCGCCGACCGGGACTTCGGCGAGGTGACCCGGAACCTCTCGCTCGGTGCCCGGCTCTCCTCGGTGGTCCTGGTGCCGGCGACCGCGGCGTACCTGGTGCTCGGTATCCCGCTGGCGGTGACCGCGTTCCGCTGGGGCAACTTCACCCAGGACGAGGCGATCAGCACCGGCTACGCGACGATGGCCGCAGGGATCGGCCTGGTGCCGTTCGCGATCAGCCAGATGCAGATCTTCGCGTTCTACGCGCTGCGCGACACGAAGACGCCGGCCCTGCTGAACATCCCGGTCGTCGTCGCGAAGCTGCTGTTCGACCTGGGCGTATTCCTCTGGGTGCCGACCGAGTGGATCGTCGTCGGACTGCAGTGCGGCAACACGGTCTCGTACATCGTCGCCGTACTGATCTCCGGGCGCCTGCTCAAGCGACGCCTGGGCGGGCTCGACACGCTCTCGGTGACCCGGACGATCACTCGACTGGGCGTAGCCGCGGTGGTGGCCGGTCTGCTCAGCTGGGCGGTCGCCTACGGCATTCAGAGCGTGCTGGGCATCGGTAAGGCCGGCGCGTTCGTCTCGCTCGTCGTCGGCGGCCTGGTGCTGGTCGGTGTCTACGCCGTGGTGGCACTCCGCTTGCGCGTCCCCGAGGTCGTCGAGTTCGCGAACACCGTCAAGCGCCGCCTACCCGGCCGCTGA
- a CDS encoding CCA tRNA nucleotidyltransferase, with product MSPIAPTSLTAAQQSAVAELLRVSPVADDLGRRFQAAGHELYLVGGSVRDALLGRLGDDLDFCTDARPQQVLDLLKGWAEATWTTGIEFGTVGAARRGLRLEITTYRAEAYDRQSRNPVVQYGDTLADDLVRRDFAVNAMAVGLPGHRFVDLHGGLEDLASRTLRTPGTPQDSFADDPLRMLRAARFASQLQFEVAPEVVAAMTEMADQITRITAERVRDELTKLICGADPVTGLRLLVDTGLATHVLPELPNMRMEIDEHAQHKDVYEHTLTVLRQAIDLETDGPDFVLRMAALLHDIGKPATREIQAGGGVSFHHHEVVGAKMTRRRMKALRYPKDVTEQVATLVFLHLRFHGYGRGEWTDSAVRRYVTDAGDLLPRLHRLVRSDCTTRNKRRAAALARSYDTLEERIARLQAEEDLARIRPDLDGNAIMELLGVPPGPIVGKAWKHLKEVRLDRGQLSREDAEAELFRWAAENGIDAARPEQR from the coding sequence GTGTCTCCTATCGCACCTACTTCCCTGACCGCCGCGCAGCAGAGCGCCGTCGCCGAGTTGCTCCGGGTCTCCCCGGTCGCCGACGACCTGGGTCGCCGATTCCAAGCCGCCGGCCACGAGCTGTACCTCGTCGGTGGCTCGGTGCGGGACGCCCTGCTCGGCCGACTCGGGGACGACCTCGACTTCTGCACCGACGCCCGCCCCCAGCAGGTGCTGGACCTCCTCAAGGGCTGGGCGGAGGCAACCTGGACGACCGGGATCGAGTTCGGCACGGTCGGGGCAGCCCGCCGCGGCCTCCGCCTGGAGATCACCACCTACCGCGCCGAGGCCTACGACCGGCAGAGCCGCAACCCGGTGGTCCAGTACGGCGACACGCTCGCCGACGACTTGGTGCGGCGTGACTTCGCGGTCAACGCGATGGCGGTCGGCCTGCCCGGCCACCGGTTCGTCGACCTGCACGGCGGTCTGGAAGACCTGGCTTCCCGCACACTGCGGACGCCCGGCACGCCGCAGGACTCGTTCGCCGACGATCCGCTGCGGATGCTGCGCGCGGCACGGTTCGCGTCGCAGTTGCAGTTCGAGGTGGCGCCCGAGGTGGTCGCCGCGATGACCGAGATGGCCGACCAGATCACCCGGATCACGGCCGAGCGGGTCCGGGACGAGCTCACCAAGCTGATCTGCGGCGCCGACCCGGTCACCGGGCTCCGGCTGCTCGTCGATACCGGGTTGGCCACGCACGTGCTGCCCGAGCTGCCGAACATGCGGATGGAGATCGACGAGCACGCCCAGCACAAGGACGTCTACGAGCACACGCTGACCGTGCTGCGGCAGGCGATCGACCTGGAGACGGACGGGCCGGACTTCGTGCTGCGGATGGCCGCGCTCCTGCACGACATCGGCAAGCCCGCGACCCGGGAGATCCAGGCTGGCGGCGGAGTCAGCTTCCACCACCACGAGGTGGTGGGTGCCAAGATGACTCGCCGCCGGATGAAGGCGCTCCGGTACCCGAAGGACGTCACCGAGCAGGTCGCGACCCTGGTCTTCCTGCACCTGCGATTCCACGGCTACGGACGCGGCGAGTGGACCGACTCGGCCGTGCGGCGGTACGTCACCGACGCCGGCGACCTGCTCCCTCGCCTGCACCGCCTGGTCCGGTCGGACTGCACGACCCGGAACAAGCGGCGGGCGGCCGCACTGGCCCGCTCCTACGACACGCTGGAGGAGCGGATCGCCCGGCTGCAGGCCGAGGAGGATCTCGCGCGGATCCGTCCGGACCTGGACGGCAACGCGATCATGGAGCTGCTCGGCGTCCCGCCCGGCCCGATCGTGGGGAAGGCGTGGAAGCACCTCAAGGAGGTGCGCCTCGACCGTGGTCAGCTCAGCCGCGAAGACGCCGAAGCCGAGCTCTTCCGCTGGGCCGCCGAGAACGGGATTGATGCGGCTCGCCCAGAACAACGCTGA
- a CDS encoding MFS transporter, translating into MSTPSSSAWRELGGLLRRADFRRLFGVRLAGQFGDGVFQAALAGSVLFNPDRQTEPVAIALGFAILLLPYSLLGPFTGILIDRHPRRNVLLWANITRAAVLVGVSIVLWTGGRTWPFLLLALVAVAVNRFILGGLSAGLPHVARDRELVTANALSPTAGTVVLTIGVGAAVGLRTIVDSGDVGYAVIVLVAAGAYLVSGVLAGRFPVPALGPDHDDPTARLETLRSVVRGMVAGAQHLAERRAAGYALLTVGLGRIAFGVTTMALLLLYRNTLDGSDLFPGGDTGLGQVVLATGFGAFLAAVITPGIVRRISRRTWMTGLLVVSAVAWPVVVAVPETPAVVAVALVAGLASQGVKILVDAGVQSDVDDVYRGRVFALYDMLFNVCVVSGLLIGAFGLPTSGRSWPVFLGVAAGHLLLAAWVARWTTRYGWAVVSVATPSSGKPDSGPRHDLSASH; encoded by the coding sequence GTGAGCACACCGTCCTCGAGTGCCTGGCGGGAACTCGGAGGACTGCTGCGGCGAGCGGACTTCCGGCGGCTGTTCGGCGTCCGTCTCGCCGGTCAGTTCGGCGACGGCGTCTTTCAGGCCGCCCTCGCGGGCTCGGTGTTGTTCAACCCCGACCGGCAGACCGAACCGGTAGCGATCGCGCTGGGCTTCGCGATCCTGCTGCTGCCGTACTCACTGCTCGGCCCGTTCACCGGAATCCTCATCGACCGCCATCCGCGCCGGAACGTACTGCTCTGGGCCAACATCACCCGAGCCGCGGTGTTGGTCGGCGTCAGCATCGTGCTCTGGACCGGCGGCCGCACCTGGCCGTTCCTCCTGCTCGCGCTGGTCGCCGTCGCGGTCAACCGGTTCATCCTCGGCGGACTCTCCGCCGGGCTGCCGCACGTCGCACGCGACCGCGAGCTGGTGACGGCCAACGCGCTGTCCCCCACCGCCGGGACGGTCGTCCTCACGATCGGCGTCGGCGCCGCCGTGGGACTTCGCACGATCGTTGACTCGGGAGACGTCGGCTACGCCGTGATCGTCCTCGTCGCCGCCGGCGCGTACCTCGTCTCCGGCGTGCTGGCGGGCCGCTTCCCGGTGCCCGCCCTGGGCCCGGACCACGACGATCCGACCGCACGGCTGGAGACACTCCGGTCGGTGGTGCGCGGGATGGTCGCCGGCGCACAGCACCTCGCCGAGCGTCGGGCGGCGGGCTACGCGCTGCTCACCGTCGGCCTGGGACGTATCGCGTTCGGCGTCACCACGATGGCGCTGCTCCTGCTGTACCGGAACACCCTGGACGGCTCGGACCTGTTTCCCGGCGGCGACACCGGGCTCGGCCAGGTCGTGCTCGCCACCGGGTTCGGGGCGTTCCTGGCCGCGGTGATCACTCCGGGAATCGTTCGCCGGATCTCCCGCCGCACGTGGATGACCGGCCTACTGGTCGTCAGCGCGGTCGCCTGGCCGGTCGTCGTCGCGGTGCCGGAGACGCCGGCCGTGGTCGCGGTCGCGCTGGTCGCCGGCCTCGCGAGCCAAGGCGTGAAGATCCTGGTGGACGCCGGTGTGCAGTCCGACGTCGACGACGTCTACCGAGGCCGGGTCTTCGCCCTCTACGACATGCTGTTCAACGTCTGCGTGGTCAGCGGGCTGCTGATCGGAGCCTTCGGGCTGCCCACCTCCGGACGCTCCTGGCCGGTCTTCCTCGGCGTCGCAGCCGGGCACCTGCTGCTCGCCGCCTGGGTCGCCCGGTGGACGACGCGCTACGGCTGGGCCGTGGTCAGCGTCGCGACGCCGTCGAGCGGAAAGCCGGACTCCGGTCCCCGCCACGATCTGAGCGCGTCGCACTGA
- a CDS encoding NUDIX hydrolase — protein sequence MSPIAPTRTTAGAAVLVLHHDRLLMIRQERRSGVRWEVPGGGQEAGETLEAAAVREAREEAGLEVSVDRLICTYASYRLHTGTVVLGAFYLGTAAEPDALPVPQLDEGIVEAGWLDPLSLGEGELGPLTQRVLDRWWPVRDQPAAPFHVELWRNRSGYLPH from the coding sequence GTGTCACCCATTGCCCCGACCCGCACCACTGCCGGTGCCGCGGTCCTCGTTCTCCACCACGACCGACTACTGATGATCCGGCAGGAGCGCCGCAGCGGCGTTCGCTGGGAGGTCCCCGGAGGTGGGCAGGAGGCCGGCGAAACCCTCGAAGCGGCCGCCGTCCGGGAAGCCCGCGAGGAAGCCGGCCTGGAGGTCTCCGTCGACCGCCTGATCTGCACGTACGCGTCCTACCGGCTGCACACCGGCACGGTGGTCCTCGGGGCTTTCTACCTCGGAACGGCCGCTGAGCCGGACGCTCTCCCGGTTCCGCAGCTCGACGAGGGCATCGTCGAGGCCGGCTGGCTCGATCCGCTCTCTCTGGGCGAGGGTGAGCTCGGCCCGCTCACCCAGCGAGTCCTCGACCGATGGTGGCCGGTCCGTGACCAGCCGGCCGCACCGTTCCACGTGGAACTATGGCGAAATCGCAGCGGTTACCTACCGCACTGA
- a CDS encoding GNAT family N-acetyltransferase, whose amino-acid sequence MTGPLAERIAGNLYSVVVAVVSGGGAIGWVKPPSRAEFDEWLDDVVAAARSGDAVAVLAGAAGGAVAGFGYWRRYERPTLRVNADLEKVFVAPADRGTGVGGRLVSLLTESARQSGIETLTLDVRGDNAGAIRLYERLGFTEYGRRRGFVAVGPFRYDQVLLAQRLQT is encoded by the coding sequence GTGACGGGACCGCTGGCCGAGCGAATCGCCGGAAACCTGTACAGCGTCGTGGTTGCGGTGGTGAGCGGGGGTGGCGCGATCGGGTGGGTGAAGCCGCCGAGTCGGGCCGAGTTCGACGAGTGGCTGGACGACGTCGTGGCGGCCGCGCGCTCCGGTGACGCCGTCGCCGTCCTGGCGGGAGCGGCGGGTGGCGCGGTCGCCGGGTTCGGGTACTGGCGGCGGTACGAGCGGCCCACGCTGCGGGTGAACGCGGATCTGGAGAAGGTGTTCGTCGCGCCGGCCGATCGCGGCACCGGAGTCGGTGGACGGCTGGTCAGCCTGCTCACGGAGTCCGCGAGACAGTCCGGGATCGAGACGCTCACGCTGGACGTGCGAGGGGACAACGCCGGTGCGATCCGGCTGTACGAGCGGCTCGGCTTCACCGAGTACGGCCGCCGCCGAGGCTTCGTCGCGGTAGGCCCGTTCCGCTACGACCAAGTGCTGCTCGCCCAGCGTCTACAGACATGA
- a CDS encoding inositol-3-phosphate synthase: protein MGSVRVAIVGVGNCAASLVQGVHYYRDADPTTRVPGLMHVQFGDYHVRDVEFVAAFDVDAKKVGRDLSEAIVASENNTIQICEVPPTGVTVQRGHTFDGLGEFYRDTITESDDEPVDVVQVLKDAKVDVLVSYLPVGSEDADRFYAQAAIDAKVAFVNALPVFIASDPEWAQKFTDAGVPIVGDDIKSQVGATITHRVMAKLFEDRGVELLRTYQLNFGGNMDFMNMLERKRLQSKKISKTQSVTSQIPHEMEKADVHIGPSDYVPWLDDRKWAYVRLEGKAFGDVPLNLEYKLEVWDSPNSAGVIIDAVRAAKIAKDRGIGGPILSASSYLMKSPPEQYSDDQARDAVEAFIRGDVER from the coding sequence ATGGGCTCCGTACGTGTCGCCATCGTCGGCGTCGGCAACTGCGCCGCGTCGCTCGTCCAGGGCGTGCACTACTACCGTGACGCTGACCCCACGACGCGGGTGCCCGGGCTCATGCACGTCCAGTTCGGTGACTACCACGTGCGTGACGTCGAGTTCGTCGCCGCGTTCGACGTGGACGCCAAGAAGGTCGGCCGTGACCTCTCCGAGGCGATCGTGGCCAGCGAGAACAACACCATCCAGATCTGCGAGGTGCCGCCGACCGGCGTCACCGTGCAGCGTGGCCACACGTTCGACGGTCTGGGCGAGTTCTACCGCGACACGATCACCGAGTCCGACGACGAGCCGGTCGACGTCGTCCAGGTGCTGAAGGACGCGAAGGTCGACGTCCTGGTCTCGTACCTGCCGGTGGGCTCCGAAGATGCCGACCGCTTCTACGCCCAGGCCGCGATCGACGCCAAGGTCGCGTTCGTCAACGCGCTGCCGGTGTTCATCGCCTCCGACCCGGAGTGGGCGCAGAAGTTCACCGACGCCGGCGTGCCGATCGTCGGTGACGACATCAAGTCGCAGGTGGGCGCCACCATCACCCACCGCGTGATGGCCAAGCTCTTCGAGGACCGCGGGGTCGAGCTGCTGCGTACGTACCAGCTCAACTTCGGCGGCAACATGGACTTCATGAACATGCTGGAGCGCAAGCGCCTCCAGTCGAAGAAGATCTCGAAGACCCAGTCGGTCACCTCGCAGATCCCGCACGAGATGGAGAAGGCCGACGTCCACATCGGCCCGTCCGACTACGTGCCGTGGCTCGACGACCGCAAGTGGGCCTACGTGCGGCTCGAGGGCAAGGCGTTCGGTGACGTCCCGCTGAACCTGGAGTACAAGCTCGAGGTCTGGGACTCCCCGAACTCCGCCGGCGTCATCATCGACGCGGTCCGCGCCGCGAAGATCGCGAAGGACCGCGGTATCGGCGGCCCGATCCTGTCGGCGTCGTCCTACCTGATGAAGTCCCCGCCGGAGCAGTACAGCGACGACCAGGCCCGCGACGCGGTCGAAGCCTTCATCCGAGGCGACGTCGAGCGCTGA